The Verrucomicrobiia bacterium genome window below encodes:
- a CDS encoding DUF3592 domain-containing protein, with protein MLLASAIFIVFLSLMLSRAVVRRFGGAKGFVGELLLKSFETGLASIWSRLVTVIGFLMVMCSVLLGVERGFFVLTAERTTGTVEALVESRDEDGHSSYAPKYRYRDAQGQEHTDQPNTYSAAGNYAVGQTVAVLYSPFWRWRSVIDDEVHIWGMVGGLAIIGGVLLVMGCSRLYWAEIAAHFQKVTIVSGWQERIELRAFHLLDAFFAMPGGLRAGTMMCVLMAVSIPVTAFFDPIKTEHIWWEWAALVGVALMLAVGLLNRSHWMRPVAVLTSLVFFYNAFWGASWIYMAVVFLMQVVVPVRYLYFDPRVKDYFQGKVARKDGEGGDGAFEFKVKDSAS; from the coding sequence GTGTTACTCGCATCTGCCATCTTCATTGTTTTTCTCAGCCTGATGTTGAGTCGTGCCGTGGTGCGGCGGTTTGGTGGTGCGAAGGGTTTTGTAGGGGAATTGCTGCTGAAGAGTTTTGAAACAGGTTTGGCGAGCATATGGAGCCGGCTGGTGACGGTGATCGGGTTTCTAATGGTGATGTGCTCAGTGTTGCTGGGAGTGGAGCGGGGCTTCTTTGTGCTGACGGCGGAGCGCACGACGGGGACGGTGGAGGCGTTGGTTGAGAGTCGCGATGAGGATGGGCATAGCAGTTATGCGCCCAAGTATCGTTATCGTGATGCGCAAGGGCAGGAGCATACGGACCAGCCGAACACTTATTCAGCAGCGGGCAACTATGCGGTTGGCCAGACGGTGGCGGTTTTGTATTCGCCTTTCTGGCGATGGAGATCGGTAATCGATGATGAGGTTCACATCTGGGGGATGGTGGGAGGATTAGCCATAATAGGCGGGGTTTTGCTGGTGATGGGTTGCTCGCGCTTATATTGGGCGGAGATCGCCGCGCATTTTCAAAAAGTGACGATCGTCAGCGGATGGCAAGAACGGATCGAGCTGCGAGCGTTTCATTTGCTGGACGCGTTTTTTGCGATGCCGGGCGGATTGCGAGCGGGGACAATGATGTGTGTGTTAATGGCGGTTTCCATCCCGGTCACTGCTTTCTTCGATCCGATCAAAACGGAACACATTTGGTGGGAATGGGCGGCTTTGGTCGGAGTGGCGCTTATGTTGGCCGTGGGATTGTTGAATCGCAGCCACTGGATGAGGCCAGTGGCAGTGCTGACGAGCCTCGTATTTTTTTACAATGCTTTTTGGGGCGCATCTTGGATTTACATGGCGGTCGTGTTCTTGATGCAGGTGGTGGTGCCGGTGCGGTATCTTTATTTTGATCCGAGGGTGAAGGATTATTTTCAGGGGAAGGTAGCGAGGAAAGATGGTGAGGGAGGCGATGGGGCGTTTGAATTTAAGGTGAAGGATTCGGCAAGCTAG